GTGCTTCTCGACGTTCGTTCAGTGCTTGCCACGTGCAACGCAGAAGTTCAACACGGTGCAGGCGATCTTCAACTTCAGCAACATGGCTCTGGCAGTAGCGGCAACGCGCTTCCTGTTCGGTTATCCGGCACTCAACAACATGACTAGTTCGCATGGGTTGGTGCTGGCTCTGGCTGCAGGCGGATTCTTCGTAGCCAACACCGTTCCGGTAGCCATCGTCATCTCGCTCACGGAAGCGAAGAATGCCCTGAAGGTTTGGGGCAACATCTTCCAGCTTTCCTTCCCGTACTTCGTAGCCAGCGCGGCGATTGCCGGTCTGGTGCTCGCAGCAACGGCGAAGATCGGCTGGCAGGTTCCGCTCTTCGTGCTGCCGGTGATGTTCGGAGTCTTCCACTCCTACAAGCACTATTTCGGTGGTGCGAAGGAGACAGCTCCAGCACCGGTAGCAGTGGCTGCCCGCGCAGCCATGGCGACGGGAGACTAACCGCAATCGGTTTCATCGAGGTTGTTCTACCGGCTGTGCCTTTGGGGGAGGCGCAGCCGGTTTTTTTTAGTCCCCGCGATTCTTTTGGATCGCCATATCAGAGATGAACCTCGGCCTCATCCAACCGATAAGCCTCACGAACTCTGCAGCTTAGCGCTATGAAACTCAGTTCCTTTCGTAATCTAGGCGGCCTCTTGCCGAAGCGATAGAGTTTCACTACAAGTTGCCGAGGTGAGTTCTGATGCAGAACACCAGTCGAGATCGAGAAGTCAGCGAATTGAGCTACCAGGGACCCCTGATCGGCATGCGGTCAACACGCCCGAAAGCAGCCTCCGGAAGCGACGTTAAGAAATCTGTCGACTCGGAAAAGTCTACGATTCGGCAATAGCGTTTTTGTTCTGGACCTCGCGTCTTCCTAAGGGCGCGGCTTTTTCACTTCACAAGCCAGCGTTCATTCGAGTTGCCTGCGAAGATCCGCAAGCTGCCGCTTCACTTCCTCCACTTCCGCACGAAGTCTCTCGAATTCCTCCTCGAGTCGCATTGTTCGACCATCTTCCTGGTCACGAGCTGCGCTCGCCGGCTGTGCGGCAGGCTCCGAATGGCCTGACAGCAGATGCATGTAGCGCGATTCCTTCGTGCCAGGCTGGCGCTGCAACATAGCGACAAGTGGCGGCTCACGCTCGATCAAACGCTGCAATGTGGACTGCACATCATCCAAATGCTCAAAACGGAACATCCGCTCAGTTCGCCCACGAAGCTCGCCCGGAGTTTGCGGCCCCCGCAGCAGGAGTACACACAAAATCGCAGTTTCGCCGCGCGTGAAATTGAAGACCTCCTGAACGCGATGTTCGTACTTCGTCACTCGACTGTCAGCACCGCGGGCAGGACCTGCGAGCCTATGGCTCTGCAGTGCATCAAGAGCCTTACGCACGGCGTCTTCGTCAAGATTCATCACCGGCTCGCGATTGTTCTTCTGATTGCACGCATTCACCAGCGCGTTCAACGAAAGCGGATAGTAATCCGGCGTAGTGATTTCTTTTTCGATCAGCGATCCTAAAACTCGAGCTTCCATTCCGCTGAGCTGCATGTCTATGCTTTCAGCCTACACGCTTTAAGCCGCGCGGGGACGACCGACGGTTTTGCGTGCGAACTGCATGGACGCAGGGGAACAGCGAATTTATCAGTGAATTTTTTGACATCGGCTATACGAGCAACGGAAAATTTCGTTCAACCGCGTCGCTGTCAATCCCTTGCAGAAGACGCGGAATTCCGTCGGTCGCAAAAGAACAGTGAATAACAGCGAATAAGCAGTGAATTGCTCCGACTCCAATCCGTTGCTCGCATAACCTTTCTGTTCTAAGAGACTCTCTTTCCCAATTAGAGAAATGTACAGCCGCTGTATCCGGCTATCCCGCACAGCGTGTTGAAGGACTCCACCTCCGCCAGCCTCATGCTGCGCGCGAACTCGCGGGCACGCAATCATCCATAGCCCGTCTCTTTTTAGGAAAAGGCTGTTTTCGACTCGATCCCCAAATCCAAAGGACTTCGCAGCCGAGATCCCCAACCAATCCCCGGAGCTTCCGGGGATTCCCGGGGATCGATCCCCGAAGGCGCCGGGGATGGTGCGGGGATAATCCCCGAAACACTCGAGGATTTTTCGGGGACCTCCGAAACTCGAACCAGGCCTGAGCCTCCGCAGCGACATGGCGGAAGAAAGCGCCAGACCGGCTGCAAGCTACGCTTGCAGCCTGAAAGACGCAAGCTCCATCTCTGCCAGCAAATTCCAAAATGGGATATATCGAGCGCGGCATGGCCACTCGCATGATCGCGGGAGTTGAGCAGAAAATGCAAGCTTCATCCGTTGCTCGCCGCCTCTCCTTGCCGAAGCGCATCAACAAGTTGCGAGCCGGCACAAAAATAGTTTTGCAATCCGTTGCTCTACAAGATTACGTAGGAAGTGTGCGGTATCGCATGCGAATCGATAGATCGTCCGCGTTAAGGCCCGCCAGACTCGCGAAACTGGGGCTTTCAATTCGATGCGCTTCTCCCATGAAAACCGCGGCTCCGAAGGCGCACGACAGGTTAACTCTAACGGCAGACTTCTCCCCTGCCGTAGATCAAACGGCCTGCGGCTGCATTGGCTTTTCGTTCGTCGCTCGTCTCGCACAGGATGTGGCCATACTCATGGGCGATGATCCAGGTGAGTTTGTTTAAGCCTGTCAAAGGCGTGTAGCGTTGCAGGTTCTCGTCAATGCGAGCGTCCTGCGAGAGAAGATTGCCTTCTACATACGTAGTTCGGATTCCCGGGCTCGAGAAGGCCGGGGTGGTGGGTTTTACGCGAAAGCCGGCGGCAACTTCGTTCCAGCGGGACTGGGCCACGACTACGATCCTCCAGTCTGGTATCGAGGTACTCAGGCGCTTCAGCGCCAGACGCATAAGTCCGCGCGCCATCTGGCAGTCGCTGCCAGTGAGTCCATCCCCACATAGGACGATGGATTCGTCCCGCAGATCTGCTTGCTTGACCCGCGGCTTGTCCTGAGTGCTTCCGGCAGCCGTGAGCATCGCCATCGCCAAAATTGTTCCCAGTCCTCTGACTAACTTCATGGCTTCCGGATCGTCCAAGTTCGGAGGCCAATCTGCTCGGGTCAGCTGCGGCACTCAATGAGCCGGGCTGTTCAATTCGGGAATTTGAGGTGTCCAGCTAAGCGATTCTTGCAACGGCGGTTATTGCGAGGTATGTCCTGAGGAGCGCGGCGTGGAAGCGTGCGAAGATTGGGAGATTATGAGACGATGCGCTCTGGTCAGCTAAAGTCGGCTGTGTCTCACGAGTCACAATCCCCGAAGCGCGAGCTCCCAGAGGATGAAAAGCCGCATCTGCTTCGCTTCGGACTCTTCGATCTCAATATCCAAACCCGGGAGCTGCGCAAAGCAGGATTGCGGGTTCGCCTGCAGGATCAACCTTTCAGGGTGCTTGCGGTTTTGCTTGAGCGCCCGGGAGAGCTGATCTCACGCGACGAGCTCAAGCGGCGCTTATGGGGCGAAGCGGAGTTCGGCGACTTCGATCAAGCCATCAATGTCGCGGTTAAAAAGCTGCGGCGCACTCTCGGCGACGACGCAGACAATCCGCGCTTTATCGAGACGTTGCCTCGGCGCGGGTATCGCTTCATTGCCCCGGTCAAGAGCGCACAGAATGGCACGCCGAGTCTGAGCCCAGTCGTCGACGAGGCGCGTGCCATCCCGGCTCTTCCGGCGGCAAAGCGCTTGTCGCGCCGTTACATTTTGCTTCCTCTGGCCGGTTTGCTGGTTTTGATCGTGATTGCCGCCGTTATGGTGAACCGTCCGCGACCGCACTCATTCGGAGTAACGTCGGTCGGGGAATTTCGGCTCGTCCCACTCACTGGCGCGCTCGGATTCGAGGTGCAGCCGCAGTTCTCGCCGGATGGGAAAGAGATTGCATATGCCTGGGTGTCACAAAAAGGCGATCTGCCGGATATCTACGTAAAACTGGTGAAAGATGGAACCCCGGTACGCCTGATCCCGGCGCAGGAACGTGTGGGACACATTCTGCCTGCGTGGTCTCCTGATGGCCGTTACATCGCGTGTGTGCGCTTCGAGAGGATTCCCGACCCAAAACCGGAGCCCAACGAGTCGCTTGCCGAACAGATCAAGAAGCGAATGGCCACGCATCCGGCTGCCGCCGTCTACATGGCTCCGGCCATCGGAGGAGAAGAGAAGAAGTTGTTTGCTGTCGGCGAGCTCAGCGATTTGCGCTGGTCGCCAGACGGCAAATGGTTTCTGACGGCGGAGCGATCGGCGCCTGGCGAGCCGTTCGTCCTCTATCGCGTCTCCGTTGATGGAAGCGGACGTCGCCCTCTCACATCTCCGCCTTTAAACTACAACGGCGACACGCTTCCGGCATTCTCGCCTGACGGCAAGCTCATTGCCTTCTCGCGCAATTACACCTCCGGCGCGTCCGACGTCTTCGTGATGAGCGCCCGCGGAGGCGTGCCTCGGCGCCTGACGCACGACGGCGAGCACATCGGCGGAATCGCGTTTTCCCAGAACGGGCACGACGTGATTTTTTCG
This window of the Acidobacteriota bacterium genome carries:
- a CDS encoding DUF480 domain-containing protein, whose product is MDMQLSGMEARVLGSLIEKEITTPDYYPLSLNALVNACNQKNNREPVMNLDEDAVRKALDALQSHRLAGPARGADSRVTKYEHRVQEVFNFTRGETAILCVLLLRGPQTPGELRGRTERMFRFEHLDDVQSTLQRLIEREPPLVAMLQRQPGTKESRYMHLLSGHSEPAAQPASAARDQEDGRTMRLEEEFERLRAEVEEVKRQLADLRRQLE